tattgtaactcTTTGTCAAATATTGTCATCAACATGtacgaatataaaataaatgtatttaattgtcATTTGAGGTATTGATGTATCAGATGAATTGGTAGGaagcatatataattttagcgtttcatataattattaataatcttatctttatcttACTTTAACGATGTCGTAATAATTAAGCATATATTAAAGCCTACTAAACTTATTTAACGACAaaggaaatatatatagaagtTTCTAAAACTATCAACAGATCTCTTATACGCCCAAGAACCTACATGCACAAAAAcatgttacattttacattctcTTCTATCatagaaaaatagaatttatagcGTAAGctgaataaacatttttcagcatacttaattaagtaaataataatacattaactATATTAAGATGTGAAAACATTATATGCTACAACTAAGAGCTACTCCCAGAAAATCTTCAAATCCAATAGTGATCGTTCCAGTTTGATCCGCATCTCTTGTTCTAAATGCCTCTGTAACAAGACATTAATAAACAACCATATTTAAATTGTGCTAAATATGATCAAATTATTGCTTGATATAGatgttcaatttatttaaccCTTTTAAAGATTTCAAAATGCAAAAGTGTATCATGTAAATCGATATATAGAAATGCCTTAAAATGTACAAGGCATTTctgtttaatttacataatgaaATAGAGATCTAAATTTGcctgcaaaaaaaattataatattaccaattttacaaaattttctactatattggatttattttaaaatataaaatttgatatcaaaATCATATTCAACAATGAAAATCTttatgcgtgtgtgtatgtatgtagttttataaaatatttgaaatatatataaataaaattctcaaaatCCCTGATTGTATGTGTATCAAAatcatagaaaaattatagaacTGTTCGAAAGAAATTCCGATTAacattatattctattttctctagaaaacacaatataaaaatttagaaaacaatAGAATAATTCCAATCGGATCCATTCCAAAATGTTTCGTAATACatacacaataaattttaaaattctgatcAGAAATTCGAAATCACCAATCTTAAAAATTAGGGAACTATTTTCCagcaaatgtttattttaaaaagtcaatTAACTCTAACTAGTGTAAAGTCGAATATAAGTATGGATGTCATCTACATTAAGAGCATTTTATGCATGATGTTATGCATATTAAAAGagttaatatcatttttttaaataaatcagtaagcaacattataaatatcataaaattttattcatgctGTATAAGCATCTTTGAACATACCTGTGAATCTTTGTATTTGAACACATAATACTATAAACTGGTCGACAGTAATGGATTTATGACCACGAAGATCACTCTTCTTTATGAGGAATTGAATAAATTCTGGACTAAGTTTGTAGCCCATTTGTGTCAGGGCTGTGCTCAATTCATTTTCTTGTATATTACCTGAATTGTCGTGGTCAAAACCACGAAATACACCAAGCCAggcatttatataattgtaaagaGCTTGGAACTCTGTTATGTTTATAGTACCATTCTTTTCTTTGTCAAACATAcctacaaagaaaaaaattactattgtaatttatatgctTTTACAATTCACAGAAGTGTTTGATCCTCCTGAATTGATTGTCAAAATTCATAACACAGTTATTgatgctaattttatttaatatatattcattaaaaggcactaattaatttcaagaaatcaatataattcatataaaaaaggataaatatagatttttttattatataacaccagcattaaaagcaaaaaaaatattaatattatatctaataattaCCAGTactgatttataatttttcagttaccgatattattaatcaatattttcagaaatcaattaatatatttatatgtgtgtatgtatatgtgtctATATAGGATAtcagtatataattattagtgAAATTATTTTGGTATTCAGTTTCTGAATACCAGTTaacagttattaaaatttaaatactatagatttattattctctgtaagtttattttttttttttcattttaatctaGCAAAAAGTTCGGTTGTATATGCCTGaatttttagttttgaaaCTGCAAGCAAAGCTGCAAAGAaaacaatgaataatttagtttataatGGTTTATACAACGTAAAAGACTATATTTGCCTGTAACTTTAGATAAATAACTTTAGGTAAATACTTATTCAAGTaactattaaacaaataaatctaaaaaacttttgcataaatatttattagttttattgaatatgtaaaaaaattttatttaatttgtaatactatttctaaatttaacaaataagtataacaaaataattttatataagaagaCCATATCAAgaccaaattaaaaaatttaataacttttaaatgaaGAAGTGAATTGTGtgcaaatttttctcttaagaTAGAGAGTtgacttaataataaaacaatttataaaatttttctatttttagtcATGTTATGAGCAGTGTAGCACATATATccttaagtttattttaataacagtcAAGATTTATAACTAACCaacaattttgaattatacCATCAATTCTGGATTAGACTTGATACGCTGTTCTTTTCttcaatctttaaattaatatacacaaatatgtataaatatgtaccAATCATTAATTTACATGCCGTATCGGAGAAGGTACCTCCTTGACCATTGGCCAATGCTGATTGCAATTCTGTAGCCGTTATCCGTCCACTACCATCCTTGTCCACTGCGGCAAACCATTGCTGTACTTCTGGATTTATTCCCGATCCTGAATTAGTGGAGCCGTACATTGTGCTCTTTAAAGAACAATGGACAAGATAAATTACAAGGAAAAAGTCGCAGAATCGGAGCAAGCCGCAACGAAATCAGGCGCTAACTGGTTGTGTGCGATCAAACGATTCagggatatttataataaacaatcgaaatgaaataataaaacgtgCATTGGTTGTCGCATTGTCGATCAAATGTGCATGCAAATGCAatcattacaatttatttataattaccgGGTACGCCATGATTGAAACTTTCTAACCCCTAGGGCGGCACACAATTTACAAAAGGTTTGTTTTTCTTATACTGAATTGCACTGGAATTTTCCTGTTTGCTTTCGCCAAATtccaaacatttatttcactTTAAATATGTACAGAAAGTACAGTTCAACTACAAAACACAGGTCTAATGTAGAACTCTTGTTCAGATTGTCATCGCGAGATTCTGCGTTTCCAATAgcgttacataataataattgacgcTAATAGCATACTCGGTCGAAATATATTGGATAGAGATTTagaagagacagagagaaagagaaatctAAATAATCTTTATGATGTATGTAACCTTGTGATTTCTGCATTTGCAATCCTTAGGCCATATACCATCATATACTGGGGGTCTATTACGGTTTTAGGTGAGTTCactcacttttcacatttccaGCACTCTCTCCACTGATTGGTGTATACTTTTAGAACTAACAATATACACCAATCACTGTAgctcattttttacattttcacagtGAGTGATCTCACCTAAGAACTGTAATAGACCCCCTGGCTGGgtttccgatattcactgccagtactgaaaatctatagtttacgtcacatatactgtagattttcagtactggggATCTATTACAGTTCTTAGGTGAGCTCACTCACtgtgaaaatgtgaaaagtgagcAACAGTGATTGGTGTATATCGTTAGTTCTAAAAGTATACACCAATCAGTGGAGGCAGTActggaaacgtgaaaagtgagtGAACTCACCCAAGAATCGTAATAGATCCCCTGAGCagcgatcatgtaattttttccttaaggcggaaacgtgaaaagtgaaaagtttcatgtaactatctctttctattggtgttgaatagaaagagacagtaacttgaaacttttcacttttcacgtttccgctctaggggaaaaattacatgatcgataccctgacagtaaatatcggaacgcagccattgGATGATGACGATTGAACATTGGGTGATTGGACTCATCAAACATCATTGGCTACGTTCAGAAAACACAACCGTTGCACAACAGTTGAGTAATTCGCTAATATAATTGGTCTAAATTTAGAGATCTAACAGTAAGGACTAATAATCACTGTGATTGCTCACTGATCACTTGTGTTTTCTGAATGTAACCATtggctgcgttcagcagaaaaagcagctttgcaactgtgtaaaattcttcaacacgACTGGTTTATACGTTTAGATCTAACAGAAACTAAGAACAAGAACCAATcgtgttgaagaattttacaacagttgcaaagctgctttttctgctgaacgcagccattgctctagtttacaccgagcacttggtatgCGTAttaagtagtgaatttaagctgatcagtcaataattaaacacattcactagttatttactatttgatacgcgtaccaagtgttcggtgtaaactaggtcattGTTATTCGGCCCATGCATCGCCCTCTTCTACAGACTGGGTACGTTCAACGAACACAACAGTTGTGCAACTGTTGGAAGAATGTTTGCTGAACGCACTTGATCAGTAAGCCCGGATCTacaggtgtagtaagccttaaggCGCAGGTCCAATGGAGATCCATAACTTTAAACCGTAaccatatgtgtatatatattttatatatatatatatatatatatatatatatatatatatatatatacacataatatttaatattagccttgataacttaaataattagtGCTAGTAAgaacttttaaattctttacgAATAAATCATAAGAATATACGGCATTGAAAGTTAAAGAATCGATGCTGTAATTGTTGccaattacaaaaatagttttaataatcatttccAAACAATTTgtctacattaaataatagttGATAAAGTTGATAAAACAAACGTTTCGGCTTATTTCAAGCCAtcttaatattctttattattcaattttatcattGCCACTGATTAACggaggaaataaaattattatattaatttctaactaaaaacattaaatgaCATCTTGGAAGTTTGTCCATCTATGTTAGAGGACTGACGAATCAAATACGCTGTTGTGATAGagacaaattataatactgtttgaccaaatttatataacatttttacaatataatacaaacaCATAAAGATGCTCGAATTGTGTGAAGCTTCACATATCGACTAAACTAGGCAACATTTGGAGACACGTGTTAAAAGATACTACAtacaatgatataaaaaagtataaaagttgTTATTTAATGGTCAGTAAGCATTGGTTAACATAGATGTATGAATTTAACTGGTCAGcgtcacatatatattttacacaattaaaaaatatacaaaaaaaagagaaatagtgGAGatgttctttataaaaaagaatttaagcACGATCAATTCACAAAAAGAGActgaaaactttaatttatagcAGAATTATCAAATTAACTTAACGTTTTTGTTTATCTAAGGCATAGTGACGTAATAGCGATAAGAACCAACCATTAGCTGATTTTATTACTGTCACATTATTATACATCAGAAGCACATTAgaagtgataattttttaataaataataaaactttttagttGATTAAACTGGTATAGATTTATTCAGCAATTAAAACGTAATTAACATTTCCTTTAGCTTTAAGTCCTTTTCAAATGTACATCTATGTTCTTTGTTATTTTCGCGACTTTTAGTTTGACATTCACTGTCTTACAGTGTGGAcgtattttaacaattttgatttcatatttgatttttgaatttatatttgacacaaagtttattttactgttaatttatatgtaatttgacGCTAGAAACATATGAGTCTTCGAAGAATTGgtacgtttttaatttttaatttattattgttatcatTATTGTATTCATTATTGTTATCTTTGTTTCTAGTGTTTAACCTATGAATTGTTGGCATAATCGCATAGATTGACAATTGTTTTCTAaagcttaattttatttaaatttgaaaaacaccTAAAGCTAAAGTCAAAATGTGTTTATTGTTGAATAAATCCATGTCAGTTAATTGactaaaaagttttattgtttattaagaaTCAGAAAATGACTAAATTTTCGTAAATTCAACCCAActagcaattttatttaaaattaaaaagttaagtacAACGTTTCGACTACGTATCGGATTCTTTTCAAGTACGTAATTGGCAAAGAAACATAGCAGTCAATAAAAACTTGTTGCCGCAAGCTACAGATTATGCAATGTTTCGTGCAGCAACAATTTACACgtcataatgtaaaattaaaaacgagtAAAAACTTGGATCAATGTAGATCACGGTGTATAaataggaaaagaaaaaatatataagtagaACAGTGTAAACTATGGTGATGGTGATGgatcataattaaataaaccgTGTATGGAAACTGTAGTCATATGTAGGTAAAAAAATCACAAGATAATAATACGTCCGCATCGTTTCCAACACAAAGAGACAGTCTCTTTtcagtttaattattatcttgtgattttttttacttacatatGACTACAGTTTCCATACAcggtttatttaattatgaccATCACCATAGTTTACACTGTtctacttatatattttttcttttgctattTATACACCGTGATCTACATTGATCCAAGTTTTTactcgtttttaattttacattataacgTGTCAATTGTTGCTGCACGAAACATTGTATAATCTGTAGCTTGCAGCAACAAGTTTATTGACTGCTATGTTTCTTTGCCAACTACGTCAGTTTTGTACTTTAAAAGAACTCGATACATGGTAACCCGAAACGTTGTacttgactttttaattttgaataaaattgccAGTTGAGTTGAATTTACGAAGATTTAGACATTTTctgattatttatcattgGCGACTTGAAGAaaaaccgttatttttattgtttgttaaGAAATTATCGTTTTCGATGTGcctttaatatacaataatgtgATAGCAATAACAGCTAAGATTCGTTCTTATCGCTATTACTACGTCATTGCGCATTGGAAACTCATTGGGGACGATAATTACTTATTCATAATTTCTATCTTCTGTTCCTACTTATTGCTTTCTGCAAGGGTCTTTGTTTAAAGAGATAGTTATTCTtcttaaagttattaaagatatttaggttttaatatttaattgtttaatttgttcttcaatttattcatattagatttaaaaaatttgtaaagcgTTAGTTTTATTTCTGTATCAAAGCtataggaaatattttttagcttCCCCAAAAGAATCTAGATCTGACTACGCCAGTGGTGTGTTGTGATTAAATAATgcttattaaagttaaataagcATATATAACGTTACCTACATGAGCATTATATAACCTTAACATGTTAAGGTTATATAATGCTCATGTAggaataaacatatttttttatactctttgaattaattttttataaatttgcatctgtAGTAGAAAACAAGATCTAACAGTGTTCATTAGTTCTTAAGTGTTGTAAAGGAAAAGAAGTTTCTTAATAATATCGAGATTAAGGTATTTCCCTATAAacgcataatattatttaatattttaaatatattcttagaatattaaatatacactTACGTGTGAGTTCTATTCATGACTgtgttaatatatatgaatcatatggatataaataattatcatatttatatcagtaataaagaaatattttttttagattaaaaatgtaattaaaaaaaaatacttgtattggaatagaaaaatataaaatacgaataaaaagatataaaaatatacaatttaaaaacgtacaaaaaaatttatttgaaccatttttcaatgtttcaaGTAgagaataatgaataataaattataattatattatgtataatgcatGAATGTGAATGGAAACATACTATTGCAACTCTAGcggatttataattattcaaaaagagaatataattcaaactcattaatatatttcagttTTATACTTACCACCATCTTTAATccgccattt
This sequence is a window from Monomorium pharaonis isolate MP-MQ-018 chromosome 3, ASM1337386v2, whole genome shotgun sequence. Protein-coding genes within it:
- the LOC105831829 gene encoding peflin isoform X3, with the translated sequence MAYPSTMYGSTNSGSGINPEVQQWFAAVDKDGSGRITATELQSALANGQGGMFDKEKNGTINITEFQALYNYINAWLGVFRGFDHDNSGNIQENELSTALTQMGYKLSPEFIQFLIKKSDLRGHKSITVDQFIVLCVQIQRFTEAFRTRDADQTGTITIGFEDFLGVALSCSI
- the LOC105831829 gene encoding peflin isoform X1, with product MAYPSTMYGSTNSGSGINPEVQQWFAAVDKDGSGRITATELQSALANGQGGTFSDTACKLMIGMFDKEKNGTINITEFQALYNYINAWLGVFRGFDHDNSGNIQENELSTALTQMGYKLSPEFIQFLIKKSDLRGHKSITVDQFIVLCVQIQRFTEAFRTRDADQTGTITIGFEDFLGVALSCSI
- the LOC105831829 gene encoding peflin isoform X2; the encoded protein is MYGSTNSGSGINPEVQQWFAAVDKDGSGRITATELQSALANGQGGTFSDTACKLMIGMFDKEKNGTINITEFQALYNYINAWLGVFRGFDHDNSGNIQENELSTALTQMGYKLSPEFIQFLIKKSDLRGHKSITVDQFIVLCVQIQRFTEAFRTRDADQTGTITIGFEDFLGVALSCSI